In one Flammeovirga yaeyamensis genomic region, the following are encoded:
- a CDS encoding CPBP family glutamic-type intramembrane protease: MNNKRVFTAIFVTLITIIIISLLELLFLNKLTIIQIFYHGSIKEFTGLMIQLFFNSFTEEIIIKWFVLSQLLVKLKNRDQKWAIIITSLYFSFLHIPRFVDEGDTSYVLRGCIFTFLFSFITSFIYIKRRNFILIVVFHFLNNLPIEFDLEYHRFFQNTLLLFIFLYIFSWVDKIKLFDFYYSFKIKVNKKVSLIIGTLLLIIIYFLPNTNKDKYNFALGYYENDNNEKSLEYINQIIENDDTFSDAYVLKGRLQQDIYDFDSAIVNYDKAIELDTNNTEALYYRGIVHHNMKNYEAAIQDLKDPIERKYNTVTAYQARGESYFKLNEYQKAIYDFNEAAVLKKGNITAYRGLGKTYVKLEEFDKGIEYFEKALFYGDSSYLNLFYLLDAQMQKNDDVNVEKVFKMIKAREFSIDKYYFVRANMSLYYGDYQEAIGHLKESVKYGYPKGVTYYFISVTYQKLDDIENEKKYLLYSADEGYQEAERILKERFGIRIIE; the protein is encoded by the coding sequence GTGAATAATAAAAGAGTTTTTACAGCGATATTCGTTACGTTAATTACCATTATAATAATTTCATTACTTGAACTACTTTTTTTAAATAAGCTTACTATTATTCAAATTTTTTATCACGGTTCAATAAAAGAATTTACTGGTTTAATGATTCAATTATTCTTTAATTCCTTTACTGAAGAAATTATTATTAAATGGTTTGTGTTAAGCCAATTACTCGTTAAGTTAAAAAATAGGGATCAAAAATGGGCAATTATAATCACTTCATTATATTTTTCATTTTTACACATTCCTAGATTTGTTGATGAAGGAGATACTTCTTATGTTTTAAGAGGCTGTATTTTTACTTTTCTGTTTTCATTTATAACGTCATTTATCTATATCAAGCGTAGGAATTTTATATTAATAGTAGTTTTCCATTTTCTAAATAATTTACCTATTGAATTTGATCTAGAATACCATCGTTTTTTTCAAAATACTTTATTATTATTCATTTTCCTTTATATATTTTCTTGGGTTGATAAGATTAAATTATTCGATTTTTATTATTCATTTAAGATAAAAGTCAATAAAAAAGTAAGCTTAATAATAGGCACTTTACTTCTTATCATTATCTACTTTTTACCAAATACAAATAAGGATAAATATAATTTTGCATTAGGTTATTACGAGAATGATAACAATGAAAAATCATTAGAATATATCAATCAAATAATAGAAAATGACGACACCTTTTCTGATGCTTATGTTTTGAAAGGTCGTTTACAGCAAGATATATATGATTTCGATTCTGCAATAGTCAATTATGATAAAGCCATTGAATTAGATACAAACAATACAGAAGCATTATATTACAGAGGGATTGTTCATCATAATATGAAAAATTATGAGGCTGCTATTCAAGATTTAAAAGATCCGATTGAAAGGAAATACAATACAGTAACGGCATATCAAGCAAGAGGTGAAAGTTATTTTAAATTAAATGAGTATCAAAAAGCGATATATGATTTTAATGAAGCTGCAGTATTAAAAAAAGGAAATATAACGGCCTATAGAGGTTTAGGTAAGACTTATGTAAAACTAGAAGAGTTTGATAAGGGAATTGAATATTTTGAAAAAGCTTTATTCTATGGAGATTCATCGTATTTGAATTTATTTTATCTTCTTGATGCTCAGATGCAAAAAAATGATGATGTGAATGTAGAAAAGGTCTTTAAAATGATTAAGGCAAGAGAATTTTCTATTGATAAATACTATTTTGTAAGAGCCAATATGTCACTTTATTATGGTGATTATCAAGAAGCTATAGGTCATTTAAAAGAGAGTGTTAAATATGGTTATCCTAAAGGGGTAACGTATTATTTTATTTCTGTTACTTATCAAAAACTAGATGACATAGAAAACGAAAAAAAGTATTTGTTGTATTCAGCTGATGAAGGTTATCAAGAAGCAGAAAGAATCTTAAAGGAAAGATTTGGTATCAGAATAATTGAATAA
- a CDS encoding hybrid sensor histidine kinase/response regulator codes for MEQQINNRRETRFFLLASTLTIIAFAFFGWELNKAYKDFQRESDIIWKVAQLQKDIIFCDEVLTTSTKIAALTSEKKWEEKYKRYEAVLDNAIVKALEMDSKGEFEALLKGTEAANKKLIDIESQVFQLIREGKGEEASKLLNSREYLDNKVRYADTMEDFSEKLGGRIDDVFEEKSQRIKIDLIGVALSIIAAIFAWYLVFINNRRLHSRLSEQNKKLNEKLEEVEELNANLDQKVEDRTRELGIFRRFADSSSNGLGMADMRDQTIVYVNEALQNLLDEDEIDAVYKKTVQGYYTPESQKKLEAEMLPAVMSTGAWSGELEMLTAKNRRLSTYENYFLVKNEKGEPIYLADIIIDITQRRKAEEQLKSAKEIAEEAANAKSMFLANMSHEIRTPMNAIMGLTNLVLDTPLDERQKSFLKKIQLSSQSLLSIVNDVLDFSKIEAGKVDIENVYFNLQDDVLENIMNVIGFRAKEKGITVKFDISSQIPKLLKGDPLRISQIILNLMNNAVKFTPKGQVTLKIGLDETKGHTKLHIEVIDTGIGLTEDQRSRLFQEFNQADTSTTRKFGGTGLGLAISKKLATLMNGEIGVESQIDEGSNFWFTAEVEKVAEDSIAGKQPYKVRSLIGSTVLVVDDNEESLVILQNYLHNFGCKVHVVKSGEEAIANITQSDITYDFILMDWKMPGMDGIETTRKIRELSKIHATTDILMVTAHDKEELSDQIDEESISGIIVKPVDEQELLDTLLSRFGFAANNEYKKSQNFPEHVKGAKILLVEDNEINQLIASELLAKFGVYVDIAENGQAGIEKVNKAFDDNEPYEGVLMDIQMPVMDGYTATEELRKDARYTELPIIAMTANALSQDKDRAREAGMTDHIAKPIDNAQLFSILGRWIEAKGNYKSNDPKLLEKLKEAGKDIDAKSDIQIEGIDTEIAIKRCGGNEDLFLSVLDKFFNKQQDTLVRLMELSTDKDYTELEKEAHTVKGVSANLGMTEVSKAAERLESSLKYYETYDEVAYNDLLVQLSIMLENIRQFKWEEEPQESTQETDTPTEIVSINNFPEEKAQLLQLLDEGDPEAGEIIKSLLEKVTVEDEKNGLKVALGFVQEYDFEEAGKALELYK; via the coding sequence TAAAGGTGAATTTGAAGCCCTCTTGAAAGGAACGGAGGCTGCCAATAAAAAACTAATTGATATTGAATCTCAAGTTTTCCAACTTATTCGAGAAGGTAAGGGAGAAGAGGCAAGTAAACTTTTAAATTCAAGAGAATATCTTGATAATAAAGTGAGGTATGCCGATACAATGGAAGATTTTTCTGAAAAATTGGGAGGTCGTATCGATGATGTTTTTGAAGAAAAATCACAAAGAATCAAAATCGATTTAATCGGTGTCGCATTGTCTATTATTGCCGCTATTTTCGCATGGTACTTGGTATTTATCAATAATAGAAGATTACATTCTCGCCTTTCTGAACAAAATAAAAAGCTGAACGAGAAACTTGAAGAAGTAGAGGAACTAAATGCCAACTTAGATCAGAAAGTAGAAGATAGAACTAGAGAGTTAGGGATCTTCAGACGTTTTGCCGACTCATCGAGTAACGGTCTAGGCATGGCAGATATGAGAGATCAGACGATTGTTTATGTCAACGAGGCCCTTCAGAATTTGTTAGACGAGGATGAAATCGATGCTGTTTACAAGAAAACTGTTCAAGGTTATTACACTCCTGAATCTCAGAAGAAATTAGAGGCAGAAATGCTGCCTGCAGTAATGTCTACAGGGGCTTGGTCGGGAGAACTAGAAATGCTTACGGCCAAAAATAGAAGACTTTCTACTTACGAAAATTACTTCTTGGTTAAGAATGAAAAAGGAGAGCCTATCTACCTAGCAGACATCATTATCGACATCACTCAGAGAAGGAAAGCAGAGGAGCAATTAAAATCGGCCAAAGAAATTGCCGAGGAAGCGGCCAATGCTAAATCTATGTTCTTAGCCAATATGTCGCACGAGATTCGTACCCCTATGAACGCCATTATGGGCTTAACGAATTTAGTGTTAGACACTCCATTGGACGAACGTCAGAAAAGCTTCTTGAAAAAGATTCAGCTATCGTCTCAATCACTTTTATCTATTGTGAATGATGTACTTGACTTCTCAAAAATAGAAGCGGGTAAAGTAGATATTGAGAATGTGTATTTCAATTTACAAGATGATGTACTCGAAAACATCATGAATGTAATTGGATTTAGAGCAAAAGAAAAAGGGATTACCGTTAAGTTTGACATCTCTTCTCAGATTCCAAAATTATTGAAAGGAGATCCTCTTCGTATATCTCAAATTATCTTGAACTTGATGAACAATGCCGTAAAGTTCACGCCAAAAGGTCAAGTCACTTTAAAGATTGGATTAGACGAAACAAAAGGACATACCAAACTTCATATTGAAGTAATTGATACCGGAATTGGTTTAACTGAAGATCAGCGATCAAGATTATTCCAAGAGTTTAATCAGGCAGATACATCTACTACACGTAAATTCGGAGGAACAGGCCTAGGGTTAGCGATTTCTAAAAAATTAGCTACGCTGATGAACGGTGAAATTGGTGTAGAGTCACAAATCGATGAAGGATCTAATTTCTGGTTCACTGCCGAAGTAGAAAAGGTAGCAGAAGATTCAATTGCAGGCAAGCAACCTTATAAAGTAAGAAGCTTAATCGGTTCTACCGTGCTAGTTGTTGATGATAACGAAGAATCTTTAGTGATTCTACAGAACTACTTACACAACTTCGGTTGTAAGGTACATGTAGTGAAAAGCGGAGAAGAAGCGATTGCCAACATCACCCAATCCGACATCACATACGATTTCATTTTAATGGATTGGAAAATGCCGGGTATGGATGGTATTGAAACGACTCGTAAGATTCGTGAATTATCAAAAATTCATGCAACCACCGATATTCTTATGGTAACGGCCCACGATAAAGAAGAACTTTCGGATCAAATTGATGAAGAAAGTATTTCTGGAATTATCGTAAAACCTGTCGATGAACAAGAGTTATTAGATACCTTGTTATCCCGTTTCGGCTTTGCGGCCAATAACGAATACAAGAAATCTCAGAACTTCCCAGAACATGTAAAAGGCGCTAAGATCCTATTGGTGGAAGACAATGAAATCAACCAATTGATTGCCTCTGAACTACTCGCTAAATTCGGTGTCTATGTAGATATCGCTGAAAACGGTCAGGCAGGCATCGAGAAAGTCAACAAAGCATTTGATGATAACGAACCGTATGAAGGCGTCTTGATGGATATACAAATGCCTGTGATGGATGGTTACACAGCTACAGAAGAATTACGTAAAGATGCTCGATACACTGAGTTACCAATCATTGCTATGACCGCCAACGCGTTATCTCAAGATAAAGACCGTGCTAGAGAAGCAGGTATGACAGATCATATCGCCAAGCCAATTGACAATGCACAGTTGTTCTCTATCTTAGGAAGATGGATTGAAGCCAAAGGCAATTATAAATCCAACGATCCTAAACTGTTGGAAAAATTAAAAGAAGCAGGTAAAGATATTGATGCAAAATCAGACATACAGATCGAAGGAATTGATACCGAAATCGCCATCAAACGATGTGGTGGAAATGAAGACCTTTTCTTAAGTGTGTTGGATAAGTTCTTCAACAAGCAACAAGATACTTTAGTCCGCTTAATGGAACTATCAACTGATAAAGATTATACTGAATTAGAAAAAGAAGCCCACACGGTGAAAGGTGTTTCTGCTAACTTGGGTATGACGGAAGTATCAAAAGCTGCGGAGCGTTTGGAAAGTTCCCTTAAATATTACGAAACCTATGATGAAGTAGCGTACAACGATTTATTAGTACAGTTATCCATCATGTTAGAAAATATCAGACAGTTTAAATGGGAGGAAGAACCTCAAGAATCCACTCAAGAAACTGATACTCCTACCGAAATTGTATCCATCAATAACTTCCCTGAGGAAAAAGCTCAGCTGCTTCAATTATTAGATGAAGGAGACCCTGAGGCAGGAGAAATTATTAAATCATTACTCGAAAAAGTGACGGTAGAGGATGAGAAAAATGGGTTGAAAGTAGCTCTAGGGTTTGTGCAGGAATATGATTTTGAAGAAGCGGGTAAAGCTTTGGAGCTTTACAAGTGA
- a CDS encoding mucoidy inhibitor MuiA family protein — MKTLFILIIALLPVTLIGQTIYDAKIEEVTVFTNAAQIKRGTSFQMKKGSHELEIKNLSQYIKEESIRIEGNDQLTILNVRFEEDYIQVQDENERNIELKDKVEKLTAQLGELKLQKTIVQEELSFLKENKKVSGSATSSTDFQQYIQLYGAQLKKLSKENYQLDKEINTVNKELTAAKNQLRVSGRNLQKPSGKIIVNYESDIVKTVPLKLTYQVRRASWYPTYDIRAVGKKGQVSITFKGNITQTTGIDWKDTKIKLSTSKQHISGDMPSLNPNYISYYLPSSSDALQGIVPGVETTPAFEEEVAADELGVDLPAYHKKNITIRGINSTSSKNQPMYVVDGVPYKKNPNINPSEIESIDVLKDASSTAIYGSRGSNGVIVITTKKGGYSSKYNTLSNKNLTSVEFELLDKQTILSNFSEKTVIYKENTIDANFEYNSIPKLSKHVYLTAQLTNWEDLQLANGRANIFLDNAFVGKSNLNIDQLSDTLKLSMGVDNFITVDRTRLPKYNEKNTFGSSQKLSEAYKITIRNTKDEVVNCHIYDQIPISQNKEIQVEILELSGGQHDKVTGEVKWNVTLQPKETKELILRYSVKYPKGKKIDL, encoded by the coding sequence ATGAAGACTCTATTTATCCTAATAATTGCTTTATTACCCGTTACCCTAATTGGTCAAACCATCTATGATGCTAAGATCGAAGAGGTGACCGTTTTTACCAATGCCGCCCAAATTAAGAGGGGTACTTCTTTCCAAATGAAAAAGGGAAGTCATGAATTGGAAATCAAAAATTTATCTCAATACATAAAAGAAGAATCTATTCGAATAGAAGGAAACGATCAGTTGACTATTCTGAATGTTCGTTTTGAAGAAGATTATATTCAGGTTCAAGATGAAAATGAAAGAAATATAGAACTTAAAGATAAAGTTGAAAAATTAACTGCTCAGCTTGGAGAACTAAAATTGCAGAAAACTATTGTGCAGGAAGAACTTTCCTTCCTAAAGGAGAATAAAAAGGTGAGTGGTTCAGCAACAAGTTCCACTGATTTTCAACAATATATACAACTTTATGGTGCACAGTTAAAGAAGTTAAGTAAAGAGAACTATCAGCTTGATAAAGAAATTAATACAGTAAACAAGGAACTTACAGCTGCAAAAAATCAGTTAAGAGTTTCTGGTAGAAATTTACAGAAACCAAGCGGAAAAATTATTGTCAATTACGAAAGTGATATCGTTAAAACGGTTCCACTTAAGTTGACTTATCAAGTAAGAAGAGCAAGTTGGTACCCAACTTACGATATTCGCGCTGTTGGTAAAAAAGGACAGGTAAGTATTACTTTTAAAGGGAACATTACACAAACAACAGGGATTGATTGGAAAGATACTAAGATCAAACTGTCTACTTCTAAACAGCATATATCAGGTGATATGCCCTCTTTGAATCCTAACTATATTTCATATTATCTACCTTCTTCATCAGATGCTTTACAAGGTATTGTGCCCGGCGTGGAAACAACTCCAGCTTTTGAAGAAGAAGTGGCTGCAGACGAACTTGGTGTAGATTTACCTGCTTATCATAAAAAGAATATTACAATCCGAGGTATAAATTCAACATCATCAAAAAATCAACCTATGTATGTTGTAGATGGTGTTCCGTATAAAAAAAATCCAAACATCAACCCTAGCGAAATAGAGTCTATTGATGTATTAAAAGATGCAAGTTCTACTGCGATTTATGGATCTAGAGGGAGCAATGGTGTAATTGTCATTACCACAAAAAAAGGCGGATATTCAAGTAAATACAACACCCTTTCAAATAAGAACCTGACCTCTGTAGAGTTTGAGTTATTGGACAAGCAAACGATATTATCAAATTTCTCTGAGAAAACCGTGATCTATAAAGAGAATACAATTGATGCTAATTTTGAATACAATAGTATTCCTAAACTATCAAAGCATGTATATCTTACAGCACAGTTAACCAATTGGGAAGATCTTCAATTAGCGAATGGTAGAGCCAATATATTTTTGGATAATGCCTTTGTTGGGAAATCCAACTTAAATATCGATCAACTGTCGGATACTTTAAAATTATCGATGGGAGTGGACAATTTTATTACCGTTGACAGAACTCGTCTTCCAAAATACAACGAAAAAAATACCTTTGGATCGTCACAGAAATTGAGTGAAGCCTACAAAATCACGATTCGTAATACCAAAGATGAAGTAGTGAACTGTCATATATATGATCAGATTCCTATATCTCAAAATAAAGAAATTCAGGTGGAAATTCTAGAGTTATCTGGTGGTCAACACGATAAAGTTACAGGTGAAGTGAAGTGGAATGTCACCCTTCAACCTAAAGAAACAAAAGAATTGATTTTAAGATATAGTGTGAAGTACCCAAAGGGGAAAAAGATAGATTTATAA
- a CDS encoding ChaN family lipoprotein, with the protein MRFSLLFFITTLLISCNSTPKENFRNPLLPKDYIIKKFQNHDIVLLGEDHGVKEHIEFIQDIIPHLYRNGIYQIGMEFGAYEMQEQLDELLIADEYDPQKTKDLFFFYNVGWAFLEYHEIYHKVWEFNQTLTAQEKKFRIINLSYQFHWDKFDMNDQEESLKEVFHLGEIDSFRCEIVKDQVINKKEKALLLVGTPHAFSKFLHDASKPIENKNCPFVDTYLGHRLYDEIGDKVFTILFHQGFLGTKENNYKSVSPANGRLIEMIEKKHIGKIGFDVSRNIANLTDNSALSECQPHLKLGDICDGYIFIAPLNELTGCTIDASYFSGKDYKTEVYPFIPDPNWHKPPETLGGYLGQIRRYVDLEERYGEIE; encoded by the coding sequence ATGAGGTTTTCACTTTTATTCTTTATTACCACCCTTCTTATTTCTTGTAATTCTACGCCCAAAGAGAATTTTAGAAACCCATTATTACCTAAAGATTATATCATTAAGAAGTTTCAGAATCATGATATTGTGTTGCTCGGAGAGGATCATGGAGTAAAAGAACATATAGAGTTTATTCAAGATATCATTCCTCATCTATACAGGAACGGTATATACCAAATAGGGATGGAGTTTGGTGCTTACGAAATGCAAGAACAATTGGATGAACTCCTTATTGCAGATGAATATGATCCCCAGAAAACGAAAGACCTGTTCTTCTTTTACAATGTTGGTTGGGCCTTTTTAGAATATCATGAAATTTATCACAAAGTTTGGGAGTTTAATCAGACCCTGACCGCTCAAGAAAAAAAGTTTAGAATTATCAATTTAAGCTATCAATTTCATTGGGATAAATTTGATATGAATGATCAAGAAGAATCATTAAAAGAAGTTTTCCATTTAGGTGAAATCGATTCTTTTCGATGTGAAATAGTAAAAGATCAGGTGATTAATAAAAAGGAGAAAGCCCTACTACTAGTAGGGACACCACATGCTTTTTCCAAGTTTTTACATGATGCATCAAAACCAATTGAAAATAAAAACTGCCCTTTTGTAGATACCTATTTAGGTCACAGATTATATGATGAAATTGGAGACAAAGTATTCACAATTCTGTTTCATCAAGGCTTTTTAGGCACTAAAGAAAATAATTATAAATCCGTATCTCCAGCTAATGGCCGTTTGATAGAAATGATCGAAAAGAAACACATCGGGAAGATAGGATTTGATGTAAGCAGAAACATCGCCAACCTTACAGATAATAGTGCATTAAGTGAATGTCAACCTCACCTAAAACTCGGAGATATCTGCGATGGATATATTTTTATAGCTCCCTTAAATGAACTTACAGGCTGTACGATAGACGCCTCCTATTTTTCCGGAAAAGACTATAAAACTGAGGTATACCCTTTTATTCCAGATCCCAATTGGCACAAACCGCCGGAAACGTTGGGAGGATATCTTGGGCAGATAAGGAGGTATGTGGATTTGGAGGAAAGATATGGGGAGATTGAGTGA
- a CDS encoding TonB-dependent receptor: MFKAYINLFFALLLFPVLSTYAQKVTFVNENGEGIRGVLITTDQGQNYLTNPLGVVHLNDNANQYVITHINYDKLILSTTELTPTVVLKEKVNALNEVVIGANKWEEEKKEVPQQIVEFDKKSIELNQPMTSADILSQSGEIFVQKSQLGGGSPMIRGFAANQVLLVVDGVRMNNAIYRNGNLQSIITIDPNTIEKAEVLFGPASVMYGSDALGGVMDFHTIQPQFSENDELLFFGEAKLSGNTAAKERSGHLQINLSKNKWAYFGAVSNTVFDDLSSGKNAPTDAYTFGWKTFTTYQNDHQDFVKANSDIYSQTPSGYQQWNTLQKLAFRPNKHLEMMYTFSFSNSSNIPRYDRLTELNDVIQEDGSKVGVTMEEIIDIQNNQLITSSGLTTPKFAEWYYGPQLWMMNNFRMKWKELDGIANGLSIIAGHQKIEESRYQRKFDDKDKLSDQVGLDLFHLNIDANKQLNNEWEIFYGVEGTMNFVASNAHTTNIETGEQKAAIPRYAGGGSEMHTYAAYFTTKKRWTEHLTMTAGLRYSQTLLNADYSDAVSQSLQLPYQDVSQNVGSLTGSLGLAYHSNNGWQLNTQISKGFKAPNIDDVAKVYNPAKDDLVVPNSNLKPTDVYSVDITIQKSYRNLQFGMTTFYSRLHNAMVRQEGTFNGKDSLIIDGEQYAVLMLQNTGTADIAGISSFVKYQFMQYFELGGNVTYTYGKDLQNNTSLRHVPPVFGQTKLAFKKKRWVANAVFDFSGGIAFEDLAPSEQGKPYLYSKNGSLSWWTLGVNSSYRINNYLQVIGGVDNLFDLNYRTYSSGINAPGRNFKLTVKGWF, translated from the coding sequence ATGTTCAAAGCTTATATAAACCTATTTTTTGCTCTTTTACTATTCCCGGTTTTATCCACCTACGCTCAGAAAGTAACTTTTGTAAATGAAAATGGTGAGGGCATTCGGGGTGTCTTAATCACTACAGATCAAGGTCAAAACTATTTAACGAATCCTTTAGGTGTAGTACATTTAAATGATAATGCTAACCAATATGTTATTACTCATATTAATTATGATAAACTGATTTTATCAACTACTGAGTTGACTCCTACTGTTGTATTAAAAGAAAAAGTAAATGCCCTAAATGAAGTAGTCATTGGAGCCAATAAATGGGAAGAAGAAAAGAAGGAAGTTCCTCAACAAATCGTAGAATTTGATAAAAAATCAATAGAATTAAATCAACCAATGACAAGTGCGGACATACTCTCTCAATCAGGAGAAATATTCGTTCAGAAAAGTCAGCTAGGTGGTGGTTCTCCTATGATTAGAGGCTTTGCAGCCAACCAAGTTCTCTTAGTAGTGGATGGTGTACGTATGAATAACGCAATTTATAGGAATGGTAATCTTCAAAGTATTATCACTATAGATCCCAATACAATAGAGAAAGCAGAAGTGTTATTTGGACCAGCTTCAGTAATGTATGGAAGTGATGCCTTGGGAGGAGTCATGGATTTTCATACAATTCAACCTCAATTTTCGGAAAATGACGAGCTTCTATTTTTTGGAGAAGCTAAATTAAGTGGAAATACAGCTGCAAAAGAAAGAAGTGGTCACCTTCAAATCAATCTATCTAAAAATAAATGGGCCTACTTTGGGGCGGTATCAAATACTGTGTTTGATGACTTGAGTTCTGGAAAAAATGCACCAACCGATGCTTATACTTTCGGATGGAAAACGTTTACTACTTATCAGAATGATCATCAAGATTTTGTTAAGGCCAATTCGGATATTTATTCACAAACTCCATCAGGTTATCAACAATGGAATACGCTTCAAAAGTTGGCATTTCGTCCCAATAAACATCTCGAAATGATGTATACCTTTTCCTTTTCTAACTCCTCAAACATTCCTAGGTATGATCGTTTGACCGAATTAAATGATGTGATCCAAGAGGATGGAAGCAAAGTAGGGGTGACAATGGAAGAGATTATTGACATTCAGAATAATCAACTGATCACCTCTTCTGGCTTGACCACACCAAAGTTTGCAGAATGGTATTATGGTCCACAATTATGGATGATGAATAATTTTCGAATGAAGTGGAAAGAGTTAGATGGAATAGCCAATGGACTATCAATTATTGCGGGACACCAAAAGATTGAGGAAAGTAGGTACCAGAGAAAATTTGATGATAAAGACAAGTTGAGCGATCAAGTAGGATTAGATCTATTTCATTTAAATATTGATGCAAACAAACAATTAAACAACGAATGGGAGATCTTTTATGGTGTAGAAGGAACCATGAACTTTGTAGCTTCTAATGCACATACTACAAACATTGAGACGGGAGAACAAAAGGCCGCAATTCCTAGATATGCAGGTGGAGGTAGTGAAATGCATACTTATGCCGCCTATTTTACGACAAAGAAAAGATGGACGGAGCATTTAACAATGACGGCAGGGTTACGTTATAGTCAAACCCTCTTAAATGCGGATTATTCAGATGCAGTATCGCAAAGCTTGCAACTACCTTATCAAGATGTATCACAAAATGTAGGTAGTTTAACCGGAAGTTTAGGTTTGGCCTATCATTCGAATAATGGATGGCAGTTAAATACGCAAATCTCTAAAGGGTTCAAAGCCCCTAACATAGATGATGTAGCAAAAGTATACAATCCAGCAAAAGATGATCTTGTTGTTCCCAATTCAAACTTGAAACCCACCGATGTATATTCTGTGGATATAACGATCCAAAAAAGCTATAGAAATCTCCAATTTGGGATGACCACCTTCTATTCTAGATTACACAATGCAATGGTACGTCAGGAAGGGACTTTCAATGGCAAAGATTCTTTGATAATCGATGGAGAGCAATATGCTGTACTCATGCTTCAGAATACGGGAACAGCGGATATTGCTGGGATTAGTTCATTTGTGAAATATCAATTTATGCAATACTTTGAACTAGGAGGTAACGTCACTTACACTTATGGAAAAGATCTTCAGAATAACACTTCACTAAGACATGTTCCACCTGTTTTTGGACAAACTAAATTGGCGTTTAAAAAGAAACGTTGGGTAGCCAATGCCGTGTTTGATTTTAGCGGTGGAATAGCTTTTGAAGATTTGGCTCCTTCAGAACAAGGAAAGCCATATTTATATTCAAAAAATGGTAGTTTATCTTGGTGGACCCTTGGTGTAAATTCAAGCTATAGAATCAATAACTATTTGCAAGTGATAGGAGGAGTGGATAACCTTTTCGATTTAAATTATCGAACATATAGTTCAGGAATTAATGCACCGGGGAGGAATTTTAAATTAACGGTGAAGGGGTGGTTCTAA